The genomic interval CTGACCAGCGAGGCGGCCCGCTCGGCGTCCGGCGCGCCCGCGTGTTGGGCCTCCAGGGCGGCGAGGTAGGACCCGCGGGCGGTGGCCTCTTTCAGCGTCGGGCGGGCGTCTCGGAGGGCGTCAGAGGACGTGAGCATGGCGCCGAGGGTAGGGGCAGCCGGTGACGCAGACGGGCCGATAGCATCCCGCGTTGACTTCTGACGATCGGGTGGCCCTCGCGGTGGGCCTCGTGACGCTCGCAGTGGCGGTCTTTGCGTGGAGGCACGCGCGCCCCGGCGCGCCGTTCAAAGTGACCAGTTCCTCTCAGGAGGAGTTCGGTCTGGAGCGCACGGGCTACGCCCCTGTCGTGGTCGAGGCTGTGTACGTGCCACACCATCGGAGGCTCGTGCGTGCCAACGAATCGGCCTCCGAGGGCCCGCACTCGACGGGTCACGGAGACCCGTTCTTCTTCGACCTGCACGGGGCTCGCCCGCACCGGTGGTGAAGCGCAGCGGTCGCTCGTGGTGCTCGCCACGGTTGATCTGGCGTTGGTCGGCGCCGGCAGAAGGTGCGCGGGACCATATGCCGGGATTGGGTGGGATGTCCGAGCGTGTGTTCCCGCGAACGCCATCGTGCTGCGCTGCCAGAGGCTTGGTGTGCCACGATGCGCGGATGCCGGGCACTCTTCACGCGTATGTTGTCGATGGAACGCAGCTCAAGGTCAAGGTCGTCTCGGATCAGGGTGTTGAACTCACCTTGGGTGGTGCGATCGACGACGTCGCTCCGGTCCCCGAGGCGGGGAGCGCGCTGGACGGCAACCCGGCGCTCGTGAGCAATATGTGGGCCTTCGCGAAGGCCTGGTACATGGTGCACACGACGTCGGACGCTCTCGCCGCCGAGATTCCCGACCCCGAAGAACAGCGGGCGGCCTTCGAACTCGTCGCGGCGGGCCGAAAGCTCGCGGAGAAGCAGTCCGAGGCGTTCGCGAAGGTGGCGCAGTGGATCGCTGATGTTGCGGATGAAGTGAACGCTGATGAGTCGAGGACCGGCTGGTGCTCGTCGTGCTTCACCAAGGCGGAGCACCACAAGTCGAACCGCCCCGGTGGCCAGATGCCCGTGTATGTGTGCCAGGCGTGCGGGACGCCGACCCTCCCGTGCGTGGCGCCGGGATGCGGGAGTATGGCGATTCGTGAAGGGGGTGCCGTCCGGGTGCCGCAGTACTGCGCCGAGCACCGGCACGACATCCCTGGCTTCGAGAAGGCCGTTCAGAACATCGGCGGTCTGCATGACTACGAGGACTACCTCAAGTACGAGAAGGCCAACCTGAGCAGAGCCACGAAGATCGCGGTGCTCGGGGCTGCAGGACTCGCGATCGGGACACCGGCGGCGCTGCTAGCGGCACCGGCCGTCGGTGGGGCGATCGGATCCCTCGGGATGTTCGGCGGGCTGTCTGGCGCCGCCGCAACATCCCACGGTCTTGCGCTCCTGGGTGGCGGCGCGATCGCGGCGGGCGGCCTCGGAATGGCGGGTGGCACCGCCGTCGTGACTGCCGTCGGCGCTGCGGTGGGTGGTGCGCTTGGCGCGTCCGTGTCGAACGCTTACGTCCGGGAGGACAAGTCGTTCCGCATCGAACTGCTGCGACCCGGCAGCGGTGGTGTCCCGGTCGTCGTGGCCAATGGTTTTCTCACCGAGGGCGACGCGGAGAAGTGGGGTGGCTGGCGCGGTCTGGTCGACGCGCGGTACCCGGACTCGCCGGTGTATCGCGTCCGCTGGGGGGCCAAAGAGCTCAAGGACTTCGGCGTGCTGGGCGCGGGGATTGCCGGCAAGCAAAGCGGCATCCTCGTCCTCAAGGGCGGCGCAGCAAAGGCGACCAAGCTGGGAGCGAAGCTCCTCGGAAAGGCGTTCGGACCGGCCCTGCTCGCGGCGGATCTCGCCAAGAATCCGTGGCACGTCGCGAAGAACCGTGCGGACAAGACGGGCGTCGTCGTCGGTGACCTCCTGGCCCGTACGGACGCGGAAAGCTACGTGCTCATCGGTCACAGTCTGGGGGCACGCGTGATGGCGGTGGCCGCGGAAGCCTTGAGCACGAAGCCCGGCGGCCCGCGGGTGCAAGCCGTGCATCTGCTCGGTGCCGCGATGGGCGCCAAGGGGGACTGGACCGCCCTGACCGCGGCCGTTGACGACGCCGTGTACGGGTACTACTCCGCGAACGACAACATCCTCAGGATTGTCTACAAGGTGGCACAGGCTGGCCAGACCGCGGCGGGCCTGGTCGGGTTCACGCCCCCGACAGCCAAACTGGTGAACGTCGACGTCTCCGAGGTCGTGAAAGACCACTTCCAGTACCAAGACCGCATCCAGCTTTCCTGAGCGGTGTCCGGCGTCGGTACCTGGGTCGGCACGTCGCCGCCGGGCCATGTCATACGCATGCAGTCACATCCACTCTGGTCACCAGCGTTCTCCATCGGCCGAGCCAGCAAGCCCCGGGGAGCTGTGTTGCGCCGCCGGACACTCCAGCCTGGGTAGTAGCGGGGGCCTACCATCGCGCCCATGACGCTCAGCATCACCCC from Xylanimonas allomyrinae carries:
- a CDS encoding DUF726 domain-containing protein, with translation MPGTLHAYVVDGTQLKVKVVSDQGVELTLGGAIDDVAPVPEAGSALDGNPALVSNMWAFAKAWYMVHTTSDALAAEIPDPEEQRAAFELVAAGRKLAEKQSEAFAKVAQWIADVADEVNADESRTGWCSSCFTKAEHHKSNRPGGQMPVYVCQACGTPTLPCVAPGCGSMAIREGGAVRVPQYCAEHRHDIPGFEKAVQNIGGLHDYEDYLKYEKANLSRATKIAVLGAAGLAIGTPAALLAAPAVGGAIGSLGMFGGLSGAAATSHGLALLGGGAIAAGGLGMAGGTAVVTAVGAAVGGALGASVSNAYVREDKSFRIELLRPGSGGVPVVVANGFLTEGDAEKWGGWRGLVDARYPDSPVYRVRWGAKELKDFGVLGAGIAGKQSGILVLKGGAAKATKLGAKLLGKAFGPALLAADLAKNPWHVAKNRADKTGVVVGDLLARTDAESYVLIGHSLGARVMAVAAEALSTKPGGPRVQAVHLLGAAMGAKGDWTALTAAVDDAVYGYYSANDNILRIVYKVAQAGQTAAGLVGFTPPTAKLVNVDVSEVVKDHFQYQDRIQLS